One window from the genome of Tachypleus tridentatus isolate NWPU-2018 chromosome 11, ASM421037v1, whole genome shotgun sequence encodes:
- the LOC143232405 gene encoding SPRY domain-containing protein 7-like isoform X5, producing the protein MEGGRDLVTLTLLGQDVVLVKNGHRICGSGGALANYPIVQNKAYFEVKLQQSGMWGVGLATDVADLSHVPLGQDSQTWVLTSEGTITHKGEVLHKHVEIPQEGDVLGITYDHVEMNFYINGNSVHSPITGIKGKVYPVLYVDDGAILDAAFDKFYHQPPQGYDRIMVEKSLL; encoded by the exons atggaaggaggaagagatcTAGTGaccctgaccctcctgg gtcAAGATGTGGTGCTTGTGAAAAATGGACATAGAATTTGTGGAAGTGGTGGAGCCCTTGCTAATTATCCGATCGTACAAAATAAAGCTTATTTTGAAGTGAAACTACAGCAAAGTG GTATGTGGGGTGTTGGTCTTGCTACTGATGTGGCAGATCTCAGTCATGTACCACTTGGACAGGATAGTCAAACGTGGGTCTTGACAAGTGAAGGAACAATCACACATAAAGGAGAAGTTTTGCATAAACATGTGGAAATACCACAAGAAGGTGATGTACTG GGTATCACTTATGATCATGTGGAGATGAACTTTTACATCAATGGGAATTCTGTTCATAGTCCTATAACAGGAATTAAAGGAAAGGTGTATCCTGTGTTGTATG TGGATGATGGAGCTATCCTGGATGCAGCTTTTGATAAGTTTTATCATCAGCCTCCCCAGGGTTATGACAGAATCATGGTGGAgaaatctttattataa
- the LOC143232405 gene encoding SPRY domain-containing protein 7-like isoform X1: MADCMRSCFRRCLNAPNSAVGYSMMEECTDLIMLDTKRMGQDVVLVKNGHRICGSGGALANYPIVQNKAYFEVKLQQSGMWGVGLATDVADLSHVPLGQDSQTWVLTSEGTITHKGEVLHKHVEIPQEGDVLGITYDHVEMNFYINGNSVHSPITGIKGKVYPVLYVDDGAILDAAFDKFYHQPPQGYDRIMVEKSLL; this comes from the exons ATGGCAGACTGTATGAGATCATGTTTTCGGAGATGTTTAAACGCACCAAACTCTGCCGTTGGATATAGCATGATGGAAGAATGTACCGATTTGATAATGTTAGACACAAAACGTATGG gtcAAGATGTGGTGCTTGTGAAAAATGGACATAGAATTTGTGGAAGTGGTGGAGCCCTTGCTAATTATCCGATCGTACAAAATAAAGCTTATTTTGAAGTGAAACTACAGCAAAGTG GTATGTGGGGTGTTGGTCTTGCTACTGATGTGGCAGATCTCAGTCATGTACCACTTGGACAGGATAGTCAAACGTGGGTCTTGACAAGTGAAGGAACAATCACACATAAAGGAGAAGTTTTGCATAAACATGTGGAAATACCACAAGAAGGTGATGTACTG GGTATCACTTATGATCATGTGGAGATGAACTTTTACATCAATGGGAATTCTGTTCATAGTCCTATAACAGGAATTAAAGGAAAGGTGTATCCTGTGTTGTATG TGGATGATGGAGCTATCCTGGATGCAGCTTTTGATAAGTTTTATCATCAGCCTCCCCAGGGTTATGACAGAATCATGGTGGAgaaatctttattataa
- the LOC143232405 gene encoding SPRY domain-containing protein 7-like isoform X3, whose amino-acid sequence MADCMRSCFRRCLNAPNSAVGYSMMEECTDLIMLDTKRMGQDVVLVKNGHRICGSGGALANYPIVQNKAYFEVKLQQSGMWGVGLATDVADLSHVPLGQDSQTWVLTSEGTITHKGEVLHKHVEIPQEGDVLGITYDHVEMNFYINGNSVHSPITGIKGKVYPVLYESVFLFYFPKNKS is encoded by the exons ATGGCAGACTGTATGAGATCATGTTTTCGGAGATGTTTAAACGCACCAAACTCTGCCGTTGGATATAGCATGATGGAAGAATGTACCGATTTGATAATGTTAGACACAAAACGTATGG gtcAAGATGTGGTGCTTGTGAAAAATGGACATAGAATTTGTGGAAGTGGTGGAGCCCTTGCTAATTATCCGATCGTACAAAATAAAGCTTATTTTGAAGTGAAACTACAGCAAAGTG GTATGTGGGGTGTTGGTCTTGCTACTGATGTGGCAGATCTCAGTCATGTACCACTTGGACAGGATAGTCAAACGTGGGTCTTGACAAGTGAAGGAACAATCACACATAAAGGAGAAGTTTTGCATAAACATGTGGAAATACCACAAGAAGGTGATGTACTG GGTATCACTTATGATCATGTGGAGATGAACTTTTACATCAATGGGAATTCTGTTCATAGTCCTATAACAGGAATTAAAGGAAAGGTGTATCCTGTGTTGTATG
- the LOC143232405 gene encoding SPRY domain-containing protein 7-like isoform X4, with protein sequence MADCMRSCFRRCLNAPNSAVGYSMMEECTDLIMLDTKRMGQDVVLVKNGHRICGSGGALANYPIVQNKAYFEVKLQQSGMWGVGLATDVADLSHVPLGQDSQTWVLTSEGTITHKGEVLHKHVEIPQEGDVLGITYDHVEMNFYINGNSVHSPITGIKGKVYPVLYESILTEY encoded by the exons ATGGCAGACTGTATGAGATCATGTTTTCGGAGATGTTTAAACGCACCAAACTCTGCCGTTGGATATAGCATGATGGAAGAATGTACCGATTTGATAATGTTAGACACAAAACGTATGG gtcAAGATGTGGTGCTTGTGAAAAATGGACATAGAATTTGTGGAAGTGGTGGAGCCCTTGCTAATTATCCGATCGTACAAAATAAAGCTTATTTTGAAGTGAAACTACAGCAAAGTG GTATGTGGGGTGTTGGTCTTGCTACTGATGTGGCAGATCTCAGTCATGTACCACTTGGACAGGATAGTCAAACGTGGGTCTTGACAAGTGAAGGAACAATCACACATAAAGGAGAAGTTTTGCATAAACATGTGGAAATACCACAAGAAGGTGATGTACTG GGTATCACTTATGATCATGTGGAGATGAACTTTTACATCAATGGGAATTCTGTTCATAGTCCTATAACAGGAATTAAAGGAAAGGTGTATCCTGTGTTGTATG
- the LOC143232405 gene encoding SPRY domain-containing protein 7-like isoform X6, protein MADCMRSCFRRCLNAPNSAVGYSMMEECTDLIMLDTKRMGQDVVLVKNGHRICGSGGALANYPIVQNKAYFEVKLQQSGMWGVGLATDVADLSHVPLGQDSQTWVLTSEGTITHKGEVLHKHVEIPQEGDVLGITYDHVEMNFYINGNSVHSPITGIKGKVYPVLYV, encoded by the exons ATGGCAGACTGTATGAGATCATGTTTTCGGAGATGTTTAAACGCACCAAACTCTGCCGTTGGATATAGCATGATGGAAGAATGTACCGATTTGATAATGTTAGACACAAAACGTATGG gtcAAGATGTGGTGCTTGTGAAAAATGGACATAGAATTTGTGGAAGTGGTGGAGCCCTTGCTAATTATCCGATCGTACAAAATAAAGCTTATTTTGAAGTGAAACTACAGCAAAGTG GTATGTGGGGTGTTGGTCTTGCTACTGATGTGGCAGATCTCAGTCATGTACCACTTGGACAGGATAGTCAAACGTGGGTCTTGACAAGTGAAGGAACAATCACACATAAAGGAGAAGTTTTGCATAAACATGTGGAAATACCACAAGAAGGTGATGTACTG GGTATCACTTATGATCATGTGGAGATGAACTTTTACATCAATGGGAATTCTGTTCATAGTCCTATAACAGGAATTAAAGGAAAGGTGTATCCTGTGTTGTATG